From a region of the Vidua macroura isolate BioBank_ID:100142 chromosome 3, ASM2450914v1, whole genome shotgun sequence genome:
- the LOC128804599 gene encoding transmembrane protease serine 9-like — translation MNWLTLLGLLTTAGLAQSIQTTCGWTCGLRPMVSDSIPPDDGMTRIVGGTGAEPGAWPWIVSIQHPWLPGAKHWCGGSLISAEWVLTAAHCFDKIKKIGILNVVIGATQLTQPGPGAEVRKIKRLLRHENYKRSDISNDIALLELNEPVQCSSYIQLACVADPTLRVSELINCWIAGWGSTTEGDEDSSDHLQEAKVQLIDVQLCNSSGWYSGKIHTHNLCAGYPQGKIDTCQGDSGGPLMCQDNNADSWWVVGVTSWGRGCARAKLPGVYTSTQYFYDWILAQMGLSPFGSHPSMPKAVGLELDDHQDPFHPKPFHGSPSKHCPYPSESPGICGLRPMVYEYEYMDHDNGTTRVVGGADAKPGAWPWIISLKHPAIPGTRHLCGGSLITAEWVLTAAHCFDKIRKIAMVYLVIGATQLTKPGRGAQLRRIKKLVRHEHYNPSDKSNDIALLQLSKPVDCNPYVQLACVADPALSLSELQNCWVAGWGSTTARAQKSSDVLQEAMVQLIDVQLCNSSGWYSGKIHTHNLCAGYPQGNIDTCQHVPLAAMNWLGLLLLLTVAGLVHGISDNCRWTCGLRPMVSDSIPPDDGMTRIVGGTGAKPGAWPWIVSIQHPRIPGTKHFCGGSLIRAEWVLTAAHCFDLIFNTSLIYVVIGATQLTQPGPGAQVRQIKKLLRHEKYRRRDLSNDIALLELSNPVQCNPYIQLACVADAILEASVSQEHNCWIAGWGATTATDKTPSDQLQEAKVPVINIHLCNSTFWYSGKIHPYNLCAGYPQGKIDTCQGDSGGPLMCQDNNADYWWVVGVTSWGKGCARARQPGVYISTQYFYDWILAHMSTNNV, via the exons ATGAATTGGCTCACCCTCCTTGGCCTGCTGACCAcggctgggctggcacagagcatACAGACCACCTGCGG ATGGACTTGCGGCCTCCGACCCATGGTGTCTGACTCCATACCTCCTGATGACGGCATGACACGCATCGTGGGTGGCACAGGTGCCGAGCCTGGGGCCTGGCCCTGGATTGTCAGCATCCAGCACCCCTGGTTACCAGGTGCAAAGCATTGGTGTGGAGGGTCCCTCATCAGTGCAGAGTGGGTCCTCACAGCAGCCCACTGCTTTGACAAGATCAA GAAAATTGGCATCCTGAACGTGGTGATTGGGGCCACCCAGTTGACTCAGCCAGGCCCTGGGGCAGAAGTGCGCAAGATTAAGAGGCTACTTCGTCACGAAAACTATAAGAGAAGTGATATAAGTAATGATATTGCCTTGCTGGAACTGAATGAGCCTGTCCAGTGTAGCTCTTATATCCAGTTGGCCTGTGTGGCTGACCCCACCCTAAGAGTCTCAGAGCTCATCAACTGCTGGATTGCTGGCTGGGGTTCAACCACAGAAGGAG ATGAAGACTCAAGTGATCACCTGCAAGAGGCCAAGGTCCAGCTCATCGATGTCCAGCTCTGCAACAGCAGTGGCTGGTACTCAGGGAAAATCCACACCCACAACTTGTGTGCTGGTTACCCTCAGGGCAAGATTGACACCTGCCAG ggtgaCAGCGGTGGTCCTCTCATGTGCCAGGACAACAATGCAGACTCCTGGTGGGTTGTCGGAGTGACCAGCTGGGGAAGAGGCTGCGCCAGAGCAAAGCTGCCCGGAGTCTACACCTCCACTCAGTACTTCTATGACTGGATTCTGGCCCAGATGGGGCTGAGCCCATTTGGAA GTCATCCCTCCATGCCCAAGGCAGTGGGGTTGGAGCTAGATGATCACCAAgatcccttccaccccaaaccatttcaTGGCTCACCAAGTAAACATTGCCCCTACCCAAGTGAGTCCCC AGGGATATGTGGGCTCCGACCCATGGTGTATGAGTATGAGTACATGGATCATGACAATGGCACGACACGTGTTGTCGGTGGTGCGGATGCCAAACCAGGGGCCTGGCCCTGGATCATCAGCCTTAAGCATCCTGCAATACCAGGCACAAGACACCTGTGTGGAGGGTCTCTCATCACTGCAGAGTGGGTCCTCACAGCAGCCCACTGCTTTGACAAGATCAG GAAAATTGCCATGGTTTATCTGGTGATTGGGGCCACCCAGTTGACTAAGCCAGGACGTGGAGCACAACTGCGACGGATTAAGAAGTTAGTGCGTCATGAACACTATAATCCAAGTGACAAAAGTAATGACATTGccttgctgcagctgagcaagcctgTTGACTGCAACCCCTATGTTCAGCTGGCCTGTGTGGCTGACCCCGCCTTAAGCCTGTCAGAGCTGCAGAACTGCTGGGTGGCTGGCTGGGGTTCCACTACTGCAAGAG CTCAAAAGTCAAGTGATGTCCTACAGGAGGCCATGGTCCAGCTCATTGATGTCCAGCTTTGCAACAGCAGTGGCTGGTACTCAGGGAAAATCCACACCCACAACTTGTGTGCTGGTTACCCTCAGGGCAACATTGACACCTGCCAG CACGTGCCCCTGGCAGCCATGAATTGGCTcggcctcctcctcctgctgactgtggcagggctggtgcaTGGGATATCGGACAACTGCAG ATGGACTTGCGGCCTCCGACCCATGGTGTCTGACTCCATACCTCCTGATGACGGCATGACACGCATCGTGGGTGGCACAGGTGCCAAGCCTGGGGCTTGGCCCTGGATTGTCAGCATCCAGCATCCGAGGATACCAGGCACAAAGCATTTCTGTGGAGGGTCTCTCATCAGGGCAGAGTGGGTCCTCACAGCAGCCCACTGCTTTGACCTCATTTT TAACACCTCCTTGATCTACGTGGTGATTGGGGCCACCCAGTTGACTCAGCCGGGCCCTGGGGCACAAGTCCGCCAAATTAAGAAGTTACTACGTCATGAGAAATATCGGAGACGTGACTTGAGCAATGACATTGCCTTGCTGGAATTGAGCAACCCCGTCCAGTGCAACCCCTACATCCAGCTGGCCTGTGTAGCCGATGCTATCTTAGAAGCATCTGTGTCACAGGAGCATAACTGCTGGATTGCTGGCTGGGGTGCCACCACTGCAACAG ATAAAACCCCGAGTGATCAATTGCAGGAGGCCAAGGTACCTGTTATCAATATCCATCTGTGCAACAGCACCTTCTGGTACTCAGGGAAAATCCACCCCTACAACTTGTGTGCTGGTTACCCTCAGGGCAAGATTGACACCTGCCAG ggtgaCAGCGGTGGTCCTCTCATGTGCCAGGACAACAACGCTGACTACTGGTGGGTTGTTGGAGTGACCAGCTGGGGAAAAGGCTGTGCCAGAGCAAGGCAGCCTGGAGTCTACATCTCCACTCAGTACTTCTATGACTGGATTCTGGCCCACATGAGCACGAACAATGTTTAA
- the LOC128804838 gene encoding acrosin-like has product MNWLILPVLLTVARLVHGTWDNCGGICGLRPMVYEYEYMDHDNGTTRVVGGADAKPGAWPWIISLKHPAIPGTRHLCGGSLITAEWVLTAAHCFDKIRKIAMVYLVIGATQLTKPGRGAQLRRIKKLVRHEHYNPSDKSNDIALLQLSKPVDCNPYVQLACVADPALSLSELQNCWVAGWGSTTARAQKSSDVLQEAMVQLIDVQLCNSSGWYSGKIHTHNLCAGYPQGNIDTCQGDSGGPLMCQEENSDFFWIVGVTSWGRGCARARQPGIYTSTQYFYDWILAHIGLETIENVS; this is encoded by the exons ATGAATTGGCTCATCCTCCCCGTCCTGCTGACTGTGGCCAGGCTGGTGCACGGGACATGGGACAACTGTGG AGGGATATGTGGGCTCCGACCCATGGTGTATGAGTATGAGTACATGGATCATGACAATGGCACGACACGTGTTGTCGGTGGTGCGGATGCCAAACCAGGGGCCTGGCCCTGGATCATCAGCCTTAAGCATCCTGCAATACCAGGCACAAGACACCTGTGTGGAGGGTCTCTCATCACTGCAGAGTGGGTCCTCACAGCAGCCCACTGCTTTGACAAGATCAG GAAAATTGCCATGGTTTATCTGGTGATTGGGGCCACCCAGTTGACTAAGCCAGGACGTGGAGCACAACTGCGACGGATTAAGAAGTTAGTGCGTCATGAACACTATAATCCAAGTGACAAAAGTAATGACATTGccttgctgcagctgagcaagcctgTTGACTGCAACCCCTATGTTCAGCTGGCCTGTGTGGCTGACCCCGCCTTAAGCCTGTCAGAGCTGCAGAACTGCTGGGTGGCTGGCTGGGGTTCCACTACTGCAAGAG CTCAAAAGTCAAGTGATGTCCTACAGGAGGCCATGGTCCAGCTCATTGATGTCCAGCTTTGCAACAGCAGTGGCTGGTACTCAGGGAAAATCCACACCCACAACTTGTGTGCTGGTTACCCTCAGGGCAACATTGACACCTGCCAG GGTGACAGTGGTGGTCCTCTCATGTGCCAAGAGGAAAACAGTGACTTCTTCTGGATTGTTGGAGTGACCAGCTGGGGAagaggctgtgccagagcaAGGCAGCCTGGAATCTACACCTCCACTCAGTACTTCTATGACTGGATTCTGGCCCACATCGGCCTGGAGACAATTGAAAATGTTTCTTGA